GGGGATCGCGTCTGTCTCTTTTCAAAAAGCTGTTATCAATGGACCCTTTCGGATCTGGCCATTTTGGGAACCGGCGCCATTACTGTGCCCATTTACGAATCAAACACCACGGATCAGGCTCAATTCATTCTTGAAAATTCAGAAGCCAAAGTGGTGATTATTGAAAAAGATCAGGCTGAAAAAATAAAAAAAATCCGTTCTTCCCTCAAAAATTTAAAACATGTGATCGTGTTCGGGAAAAATGCAAAAAAACTCAAAAATGACGAATTTGTTTTATGGGAAGATGTGATAAAAAACGGCGAAAAAGAAAGCCGGAAAGTTTTTGAAAAAATGTCCCACGAATTGGGCCCCGATGATGAGGCAAGCTATGTTTACACCAGTGGCACCACCGGAAACCCCAAAGGGGCCGTCATTACCCACGGAAATTTTTTGTGTGAGCTGGATGCGCTTCTTAAGATGATTGACCTTCGTGAAAGCGATGAATCCCTTTTATTTTTGCCCCTGGCCCATATTTTGGCCCGTGCCGTGCAGTTTGCCCAAATCCAGGTTGGTTTTGTCCAGTGTTATGCCGAAAGCATCGACAAATTGATGGATAATATTTCTGAAGTCAAACCCCATGTCATGGCCAGTGTGCCACGCATTTTTGAAAAAGTGCACGGGCGGGTCATGCAAACCCTGGAGCAAGGCTCAACGCTTAAAAAACAGATTTTCAACTGGGCGCTACAGGTGGGAAAGATGCGCGCTGAATATACCTTGCATAACGAACCGGTTCCGCTTCTCATCAAGGCCCAATGGCCACTTGCTTATCAGCTTGTTTTTTCAAAGCTTCATGAAAAAATGGGGGGGCGTGTCCGGTTTTTTCTTTCAGGAGGGGCCCCCCTTTCAAAAGAAATTGCCGACTTTTTCCATGCGGCCGGATTTTTGATTCTGGAAGGCTATGGGCTTACGGAAACCTCGGCAGCCATTACCTGCAATTCAAAAAAATATAATCGTGTGGGAACAGTGGGGAAGGTGGTTCCCGGTGTCGAGATTAAAATTGCCCCGGATGGTGAAATTTTGGTGAAGGGGGGGGTGGTTTTCAAGGGATACTTTAAAAATCCCGATGCTACCAGTGAGGCTATCGATTCAAAGGGATGGTTTCATACAGGGGATATCGGCGAATTTGATAAAGACGGTTTCCTGAAAATTACCGATCGTAAAAAAGATATTATTGTTACCGCAGCAGGAAAAAACATTGCTCCCCAAAATATTGAAAACCTCATCAAAACCGATCCTTTTATTTCACAAATTATTGTTCACGGGGACAAACGCAAATTCCTTTCGGCGCTCGTCACACTGAATCAGGAAGAGGTGGTGATCTACGCCAAATCAAAAAAGATCCCGTTTGAAACTTATGAGCAGCTTGTTACCCATGAAAAAATTCAGGTCCTTGTTCGTGAACGGATCGAATCCAAAAACAAGCAGTTGGCCAAATATGAATCCATCAAGAAATTTGCCATCTTGTCCCAGGAATTTTCAGTGGAAACAGGCGAACTCACTCCAACCATGAAAGTAAAGCGCAAATTCACTTCCGAAAAATACAAGGAAATTCTGGATGAGTTTTACAGGGAATAATAGGGAGTCATTCCCGAGAGTCTTTTTCGGGAATCGAGATGGTTTGATTTATAGAAAGAATAATTTGTTGGCAAGTTGGGTTTTTTTTAGATACCATCCCATGTTCATTAATCAATAAATTCGTCAAAACTTCCATGATGGAAGTTTTGGCGTGATAAATCCGCCTTCGCTCCTAAGTAAGGAGCTTCGGCGCGATAAAGGAGGCCTTCATGAATCAACAGTCTCAACCGGCAGCAGGGGGAAGTGGCTTGGCGCCCAATGTTGCCTCATTGCTTTGTTATGTGTGCACCCTCATTACAGGGATTGTTTTTTTGGTGATTGAAAAAAACAATAAAGATGTTCGTTTTCACGCTTGGCAAGCCATCATTTTGGGGGTTTCCAGTTTTGTCATCCAGATTGGACTCACCATTCTTGCTGCCGTTTTAGGGGCTATTGCCAGTTTCTTGGGAGCCATCATTGGCATTCTTTCTCCCATTGTATGGTTGGCCTTCTTTGTGGTGTGGATTATCTGCATGATCAAAGCCTATCAGGGGGAACGCTACAAAATTCCTTTCTTGGGCGACCTTGCTGAAAAACAGGCGAATTCATAAAAGCTTTTGTTAGCATAGCTGTTCTCTGCAATGATTAAAGTCAGTCTCAATAAACACCGAGTGACCCTTCGATCACCGCGTAGCGGGATCCCGTGCGCGGGACGGGGCTCCCTCCAAAGGCGGGCAGGCAGGGTGTCCGTTATTGTAAGGGCAATTCATGAATTGCCCTTACCCGGACATTCATGAATTGCCCTTACCCGGATATGGTGAGCCCCGTCCCGCAAACGGGATCCCGCCACGCGGTGATCGAACCATGAATTGGGACTTTGTCAACATGCTAGCAACAAGTTATGCTTTGGAAACGTATCATAGCATTTTCACCCTTTTTATTTCTCCTTATCATCCTTACCGCCGGTTGGTGGCTTACTCCCCAAGCGGTCAATGAGATTCCCCTTTGCTTTTGGAAGTGGAAATTTCATGTTGATTGTCCGGGGTGTGGGTTGACACGGTCTTTTTTGGTTATGGCCAAAGGGCAGTTATTTGAAGCCTTTCGCTATAATGCCGCCGGGCCCCTGGTTTATTTTTTCTTTCTTGTTTATGCCGTTGAAAATGGAATTCGATGGGTCAAGCCCGCTTGGCGTTTGGATTATCCCGTGCTCTTCGCCCAGGTTTACGGAATGTCGGTCTTTATTTTATTATTTGGGCACTGGGTGATTCGTGTATGGCACCAGAAAGATTTATTTTTTGGTTGAATATCCATTCATTTTTTTCTAAGTAAGTCATGGGTAACGGTTGATCCTCTACCCATAACACATAACCACTAAAGGAGAACCTTATGGCTTTGACAGCACAACAAATTTTTCAAGAAAAGATCACGGAACGTCTTAAGGAAAGGGCTGATAAAATTTTGGCCATTAATTCCATTTATGAATTCAAAGTCACGGGAGAAGCGAGCGGGGATTCTATTTGGACTTTGGATTTAACCCAGCCTGGTGGAAAAATTAGCCAGGGTTCAGGGGGGCAGGCCAAGTGCACTGTTACCATTAGCGTGAACGATCTTTCCGATATTGTTGAAAAAAAGCTTAATCCCCAGATGGCTTTTATGTCAGGAAAATTAAAAGTTGTGGGGGATATGGGGCTTGCTTTGAAGCTAGGAAACATTCTTTAATTCAGTTTATTGAACTAAATACTTAAAGAATCACTTTAGATGCCTTCCTAACTACCCTGTTTACTTCATGTTTTATGCTTGCTAAACTTTAGCCTATCTAAACTTGGGGGAACGGGGTGGGGGAGAGGCCAATGAACAAGTCAAATCTGATCGATCTTCTTGCAGATAAACTCAAAGCACCGAGAAAAAAAGCAGAAGATGTTATTAATCTTGTCTTCGATACCATGACCCAAAAAATGGCTGAAGGCGGACGGATTGAAATCCGTGGTTTTGGGAGCTTTGTTCCCAAAAGCTATCAGTCCTATACAGGGCGAAATCCTCGTACAGGGGAATCCATCACCGTAAAGCCCAAAAGGCTTCCTTTTTTCAAGGTAGGGAAGGAACTTAAAGAACGGGTTGATGGCAAGACCAACGGTTCCGGATCGGGTCAATCATCCTAACAGTATGTTGACAAAGTCCAGTTCATGGTTCGATCACCGCGTGGCGGGATCCCGTTTGCGGGACGGGGCTCACCATGTCCGGGTAAGGGCAATTCATGAATTGCCCTTACAATTTGTCAACAGACTGCTAAACTTGTTGTTTTAATACTTTTGTTATTTTGCCCCACACACCTTGATAGGGGCTCGCGTCCCTTTCTGGAATCTACTAAAAGCGCCACAGGCGCGTTGAGGGGGAGGCTCCATTGGCTTTGCCGATGGAGGGGGCGACGCGAGCTCCTATGATAGTTGTGGGGCATTTGTTTTCTTTTCAAAAAGCCTATTTTGGGTTTAATAGGTTTATGGACTTAAACCATCCTGATCTTCCTTATTGGCTTGCCCTTAATAATAGAGAGGCCATAGGTCCCCAATCTTTTATAAAAGCTTTTGATCATTTTGGTTCAGCCAAGGCTGTTTTTGGGGCTTCCAAAGATGATTTGATTCAATGTGGCTTGCGTCCAAGTGTGGTGAGCGCTTTGGAACGTCCTGTCGACTTAAAACAGGGCGAAGAAGAGCTTTCCTTTTATCAGAAAAAAAACATCCAAATTTTAAGTTTTAAAGACAAAGCCTATCCCCCTTTGTTAAAACAGATTCACTCTTTTCCACCCCTTTTGTTTGTATGGGGAAATCTTTCGGCTTTGTCATCGGATGATTGTTTGGGCGTTGTAGGCTCACGTGCGGTGACTGAATATGGAGTTGTGGCCTGTCGACGTTTGGTGCGTGAATGTGTGGAAGGGGGGTTCTCCATTGTCAGTGGTTTTGCCAAGGGCATTGATATTGAAGCGCATAAGACAACCCTGGAACTTGGGGGCATTACAGTGGCTGTTTTGGGAAGCGGTTTTGGATTTTTGTATCCCCCCGAACACAGCGTATATGTTGAAAAAATTTTGGAGAAAGGGGCTTTTGTTTCGGAATTTCCTTTTAAAGCTTTTCCCCATCCCAGTTTTTTCCCCAGACGCAACCGCATCATTAGTGGATTGTCTCGCGGAGTTTTGGTGGTGGAAGCCAATGAAAAAAGTGGAGCCATGATTACCGCCCGGTATGCCACGGAACAGAATAGGGACGTTTTTGCAGTGCCCGGACCTCTTGATTCTCTACGGTCACGCGGTTGTCATCGTCTGATTCAGCAAGGGGCGAAGCTGGTGATGGAAGGGCGTGATATTTTGGATGAATGGCATTATCCCCTACGCTCGTTGGCACAGGATGCGAGCCTTGCCCAGTCAAGGCCCCATGGCTTGTCACGGAATCTTGGAGATGAAAAACAGAAAATGAAACTCAGCTTAGTTGAAAGTAATACGGACGAATCGAAGGTGGTTCAGGCGTGTCGCGAACGCTCGCAAAACATTGACGAGATTATCGGGGCTACCGGTTTGAGCTCTGAAAAATTGACCGTCCTTTTAACCCAATTGGAATTGGGGGGGCGATTACGGTTGATGCCGGGGGGAAGGTTTTTGGCTGTTTAATGGCGTATAATAACTAGAATTCATCTTATAAATGGCGAGTGACCCTTCGACGGAGCTCTAGGGTGTCCTTTTTTGTAAGGGCAATTCATGAATTGCCCTTACCCGGACATGGTGTCCGCCAGAGGCGGATCAGCCTCTGGCTGAAGCCCCGTCGAACCATGACTCTGTATTTATAAGATCAATTTTACCAACAATCATCATGATCGATAAAAAGAAAAGTGGAAAAGTCTATTTAGTAGGCGCCGGTCCCGGTGATGTGGGGCTTATCACGGTTAAAGGACTTCAGGTTTTAAGAGAAGCCGATGTGATTTTTTATGACTACCTGGCCAATCCGTCTTTTCTAAGTGGATTAAGTTCAAAGATAAAGCTTGTATATGTGGGGAAAAAAGGAGCCAGTCACTTTCAGGCACATCAAACCGATATTGAAACCATGATGATCGCCCAAGCCAAAAAAGGCAAAACAGTCGTGCGGCTTAAAGGGGGGGATCCCTTTGTTTTTGGCAGGGGAGGGGAAGAGTTGCAAACACTGATGGAAGCAGGAATCCCTTGCGAAGTCATTCCGGGGGTTTCCTCAGGCATGGCTGTGCCGGCCTATGCGGGTATTCCGGTCACCCATCGTGATTATACCTCGGAACTTGTTTTTGTGACGGGTCATGAAGATCCCAGCGGGCTTCATCGGGAGGAATTTTGGAAAGGTCTTGTTTCCATGAGGAGCCTAGTTTTTTTGATGGGGTACCATTACCTTAAGGAAAACATGGAACAACTTCTCAAATATGGCATGGACCCTCAAACTCCTGCGGCCATGATCCAGTGGGGGACTTACCCCCAACAAAAAACGGTTGTGGCCACGGTGGGAACGATGGCAGCCGAAGCACAAAATCAGAATATCAAACCACCCACTATCGTTGTTGTAGGGGCTGTTGTCTCTTTAAGGGAAAAATTGAACTGGTTTGAAAAAAGACCCTTGCATAACCAAACCGTCCTTGTCACCCGCACACACCAGGGAAATGAAAAAATAAAGACACTGCTTGAAGTCTACGGGGCCCATGTTCTTGAAATGCCGCTTATTCAAATAGCGCCCATGAGTTCATGGGCTTCTTTAGATGCGGTTCTAAAGAAAATTAACCGTTATCGATGGATTGTTTTTTCAAGCCATTGGGGAGTGCATTATTTTTGGCAACGCATGGAAAAAATGGGGAAGGATGCCCGTTTTCTTGAAAAAATTAAAATAGCCTGTGTTGGCGAAAAAACAGCGGCCTCTTTAAGACAAAAAGGAATTCATGCCAATTTAATTCCCAAAAACTATAATGCCGAATCGCTCGTGAAGGCTTTAAAAAAGAAGCTTAAGAAAAAGGAAAGAGTTTTGATTGTAAGAGCCAAGGAAGGACATACGGTTGTTGAGGAAAATCTTGAAAAAATAAAACAACCCTTTGACCTTGTTTTTGCTTATCAGAACAAAAAGCCAAAACTTGATCCTGAAAAATGGCAAAATATTTTTACTCGAACGCCCTGCCATTGGGTGGTGTTTTTAAGTGCCTCGGCGGTGAAAAATTTTATCTCCTGTTGGCCTAAGGGCATGGAGGATCCTTCTTTTCAAAAGACGCGTATTGCGTGCATGGGCCCCATGACCCAAAAAGAGGCCCGCCTACAGGGGTTGCCCGTTCATTGTGTTCCCCCCAAAGCCACGATTGAATCATTGGTGGAAACTATGCTACTCTAAAACCACATGCGCATTGATAAAATCTCATCTTCCGGTCCCAATCTTATTCTTAATGCCCCGCGACCCGTTATTAGTGGGCGTGGCACTGACCAGGCTCAAAGAAAATCATTGGGGGAAACCCCTCCCATTGTTTTGTCCCTGGATGAAATCGGAAAACTGGCCTCTCTTTTTGCCCCACGGGGTCTTATTGACCGGCTTACCAAAAGATTAAATTATTTAAAAAAGAAGAACTGCAAGGTTATTCCGGCCAAGGGAATGGTGGTGTGTGTGGATGGGCAGGATGTTGTTTATTTAGGCGTTGATTTTTTGGAAGCCCATTTAAACGACCAGGAAACCCTTGCCGGGGCCATGTCCCACGAATGGGGGCATGCGTGTGCTTTAAGGCCCCATTCCGATTCCCTTCAGGAATTAACCTGGGACGAAATTTTTGAACTAAGAAGGGCTCATGAAACCTTGGCTGACGAAATATGCGGGCGTCTCTTGTTTTTGATGGGGTACAAGACCGATGGTATTATCCGCTTTTTGAAAAAGGGAAGCGATACGCATAATTTGAAGTATCACCACCCCGACATCCGGGCCCAAGTGATTCGTTATGGTTTTGAATCTGAAAAGAGGAAGGCTGATCTTTCCAAGTCGCTTTTTAAGAAAGGCTCTTATAAAAACGATTACGATTCGACATTATTGGATATTGTTTAAAACTCATCTTGTAAATTGCGAGTGACCCTTCGATCACCGCGTAGCGGGACCCCGTATGCGGGGCAAGCTCAGGGTGTCCTTTTTTGTAAGGGCAATTCATGAATTGCCCTTACCCGGACATGCCTTGTCGAACCATTATTCGCGACCAATATGCCCCTCCCCCACATTCAGGTTGTCGTTGAAAATCTCAATTCCCAAGGGCATGGTGTGGCAAGGCATGAGGGTAAGGTTTATTTTATTCCGTGGGCGGTGCCCGGTGACACTGTGACCATTCAGGTTGAAAAAGATCACAAAAAATATGCCGATGCGTGCCTGATCACCATCAACAAACCATCCCCCGATCGTATCAAACCCGAGTGTCCTTATTTTTTTAAATGTGGCGGGTGCGATATTCAACATATGTCCTATGATGCTCAAATAGCCGCAAAGCAGCATATCGTTGTACAGGTTTTGAAAAAATTTGCGAAAGTGGACGAACAAATAATTCAGCCCATCATCCGATCTCCCAAGCAATGGCATTATCGAAATCGCATCCAGCTTCATCGCAATCGAAAGGGAG
This region of Deltaproteobacteria bacterium GWA2_45_12 genomic DNA includes:
- a CDS encoding integration host factor subunit beta; its protein translation is MNKSNLIDLLADKLKAPRKKAEDVINLVFDTMTQKMAEGGRIEIRGFGSFVPKSYQSYTGRNPRTGESITVKPKRLPFFKVGKELKERVDGKTNGSGSGQSS
- a CDS encoding DNA protecting protein DprA, producing MDLNHPDLPYWLALNNREAIGPQSFIKAFDHFGSAKAVFGASKDDLIQCGLRPSVVSALERPVDLKQGEEELSFYQKKNIQILSFKDKAYPPLLKQIHSFPPLLFVWGNLSALSSDDCLGVVGSRAVTEYGVVACRRLVRECVEGGFSIVSGFAKGIDIEAHKTTLELGGITVAVLGSGFGFLYPPEHSVYVEKILEKGAFVSEFPFKAFPHPSFFPRRNRIISGLSRGVLVVEANEKSGAMITARYATEQNRDVFAVPGPLDSLRSRGCHRLIQQGAKLVMEGRDILDEWHYPLRSLAQDASLAQSRPHGLSRNLGDEKQKMKLSLVESNTDESKVVQACRERSQNIDEIIGATGLSSEKLTVLLTQLELGGRLRLMPGGRFLAV
- a CDS encoding uroporphyrinogen-III C-methyltransferase; amino-acid sequence: MIDKKKSGKVYLVGAGPGDVGLITVKGLQVLREADVIFYDYLANPSFLSGLSSKIKLVYVGKKGASHFQAHQTDIETMMIAQAKKGKTVVRLKGGDPFVFGRGGEELQTLMEAGIPCEVIPGVSSGMAVPAYAGIPVTHRDYTSELVFVTGHEDPSGLHREEFWKGLVSMRSLVFLMGYHYLKENMEQLLKYGMDPQTPAAMIQWGTYPQQKTVVATVGTMAAEAQNQNIKPPTIVVVGAVVSLREKLNWFEKRPLHNQTVLVTRTHQGNEKIKTLLEVYGAHVLEMPLIQIAPMSSWASLDAVLKKINRYRWIVFSSHWGVHYFWQRMEKMGKDARFLEKIKIACVGEKTAASLRQKGIHANLIPKNYNAESLVKALKKKLKKKERVLIVRAKEGHTVVEENLEKIKQPFDLVFAYQNKKPKLDPEKWQNIFTRTPCHWVVFLSASAVKNFISCWPKGMEDPSFQKTRIACMGPMTQKEARLQGLPVHCVPPKATIESLVETMLL